From Aythya fuligula isolate bAytFul2 chromosome 20, bAytFul2.pri, whole genome shotgun sequence, a single genomic window includes:
- the SCARF1 gene encoding scavenger receptor class F member 1, which yields MASARPLLCLWLWLWLWVQGSAQELDPDGRNVCKADSPPVGLACCPGWKQEGRECTAALCEGEDACGPDEVCVRPGLCRCKPGFFGADCSSRCPAQYWGPDCKQRCPCHPGGTCEAASGHCTCHPDRWGELCQFPCQCGPHGRCEPLTGACRCEPGWWSPSCKKQCQCSAASSHCDPLTGHCRCLPGWWGRRCSFKCSCNLSPCTQETGKCECKAGFWGPACQRRCDCLHGSCNPLSGHCSCVPGYQGRSCREPCPAGKYGSQCVHSCGNCKRSQPCSPVDGFCLACQPGWNGTLCKERCAPGFHGEGCLQPCPRCRNGDACDAETGSCLHCEPGWMGPSCNSSCPVGTFGDGCQLLCPECVWGSCDPVSGACLCQAGYWGPSCNDTCPEGYFGVNCSSPCQCSRGPCHPVRGDCALSLAPGALAAAILVPLLLLLLCVVCCCCSAGPADARDRAAVPDDDVVARMKHHVQGVLANLSAMLPCFSLGGYKLPKVTVSHHDAEIPFNPSFIESPSAAWVSDSSFSSFDTDNEGPEYSVPPREGVPLLGGAELQDGASPPGEALPDPAAFSSEDVSQPFAIPRTSSIAKAKRPSVSFAEGTKFGAVETPSPGRKPKTPWGAAKLSPTSGEAGDESPAEQPASDGYESPDPLAKGDESHRPSPRATPGGRRRVVSGTRHVAQRVEALEAAAKSGSWDAKGKEPNVTTIYMMVGTAGQDPKTEGGGEGPVQAVLKRLGSLQKGKWAAKEEPKVRRSVEAIQKPPRRALAQRRDSANGCKQRESIPGAAGEQRPGKQQHLPGKRQSFPLASASLKGAGVQDGVGDATERGKSLEVTLRLETKGQAAPEEEPKYETVSSSEDMPAASAAT from the exons ATGGCGAGCGCCCGGCCGCTGCTGTGcctgtggctgtggctgtggctgtgggtgcagggctctgcccaggagctCGACCCCGACGGCAGGAACGTCTGCAAGGCGGACAG CCCCCCCGTGGGCCTGGCATGCTGCCCCGGCTGGAAGCAGGAAGGGCGGGAGTGCACGGCTG CGCTGTGCGAAGGGGAGGATGCCTGCGGGCCGGACGAGGTGTGCGTGAGACCGGGGCTTTGCCGCTGCAAACCCGGCTTCTTCGGCGCAGACTGCAGCTCCC GCTGCCCGGCGCAGTACTGGGGCCCCGACTGCAAGCAGCGGTGCCCGTGCCACCCCGGCGGGACGTGCGAGGCGGCGAGCGGGCACTGCACCTGCCACCCCGATCGCTGGGGCGAGCTGTGCCAATTCCCTTGCCAGTGCGGGCCCCACGGCCGCTGCGAGCCCCTGACCGGTGCCTGCCGCTGCGAGCCGGGCTGGTGGTCGCCCAGCTGCAAGAAGCAGTGCCAGTGCAGCGCCGCCAGCTCGCACTGCGACCCCCTGACCGGCCACTGCCGCTGCCTGCCGGGCtggtggggcaggaggtgcagctTCAAGTGCTCCTGCAACCTCTCGCCCTGCACCCAGGAGACGGGCAAGTGCGAGTGCAAGGCCGGGTTTTGGGGGCCGGCGTGCCAGCGGCGCTGCGACTGCTTGCACGGCTCCTGCAACCCCCTCAGTGGACACTGCAGCTGCGTCCCCGGGTaccagggcaggagctgccggGAGCCCTGCCCGGCGGGGAAATACGGGTCGCAGTGTGTGCACAG CTGCGGGAACTGCAAGcgcagccagccctgctcgCCCGTGGATGGCTTCTGCCTGGCATGCCAGCCTGGCTGGAACGGGACCCTGTGCAAGGAGCGCTGCGCCCCCGGCTTCCACGGCGAGGGCTGCCTCCAGCCGTGCCCCCGCTGCCGGAATGGGGACGCCTGCGATGCGGAGACCGGGTCGTGCCTGCACTGCGAGCCCGGCTGGATGGGACCCAG CTGCAACAGCTCCTGCCCCGTGGGCACCTTCGGGGACGGatgccagctcctctgccccGAGTGCGTTTGGGGGAGCTGCGACCCCGTGTCAGgtgcctgcctctgccaggcCGGCTACTGGGGACCCAG ctgcaaCGACACCTGCCCGGAGGGGTATTTTGGCGTGAACTGTTCCTCCCCGTGCCAGTGCTCCCGAGGGCCCTGCCACCCCGTGCGGGGTGACTGCGCACTGA GTCTGGCCCCCGGGGCTCTGGCCGCTGCCATCCTcgtccctctcctcctgcttctcctctgcgttgtctgctgctgctgcagcgccgGCCCCGCAGATGCTAGAGACAG GGCGGCCGTGCCGGATGACGACGTGGTGGCCAGGATGAAGCACCACGTGCAGGGGGTGCTGGCGAACCTCAGCGCTATGCTGCCCTGCTTCTCCCTGGGCGGCTACAAACTTCCCAAAGTCACGG TTTCCCACCACGACGCAGAAATCCCCTTCAACCCCAGCTTCATCGAGTCGCCCTCGGCCGCCTGGGTTTCGgacagctccttctcctccttcgACACCGACAACGAGGGACCCGAGTACTCCGTCCCTCCCAGAGAAG GTGTCCCGCTGCTGGGGGGGGCCGAGCTGCAGGACGGGGCCTCCCCCCCGGGCGAGGCGCTCCCGGACCCGGCCGCCTTCAGCTCCGAGGATGTCTCGCAGCCCTTCGCCATCCCCCGCACCTCCAGCATCGCCAAGGCCAAGCGGCCTTCTGTCTCCTTCGCCGAGGGGACGAAATTTGGGGCGGTGGAGACCCCCAGCCCCGGGCGGAAGCCCAAGACCCCATGGGGGGCGGCCAAGCTGTCCCCCACATCAGGGGAAGCAGGGGATGAGTCCCCCGCCGAGCAGCCGGCCAGCGATGGCTACGAGAGCCCCGATCCCCTCGCCAAGGGGGATGAAAGCCACCGGCCATCGCCCCGGGCCACCCCGGGGGGCCGCCGGCGGGTGGTCTCCGGCACCAGGCACGTGGCCCAGAGGGTGGAAGCCCTGGAAGCGGCCGCCAAAAGCGGCAGCTGGGACGCGAAGGGGAAGGAGCCCAACGTCACCACCATCTACATGATGGTGGGGACGGCCGGGCAGGACCCCAAAACCGAGGGAGGTGGCGAGGGACCGGTCCAGGCTGTGCTGAAGCGGCTGGGGAGCCTGCAGAAAGGCAAGTGGGCTGCCAAGGAGGAGCCCAAGGTGCGGAGGAGCGTCGAGGCCATCCAAAAACCTCCCCGCCGGGCCCTGGCGCAGCGCAGGGACTCGGCGAATGGCTGCAAGCAGAGGGAGAGCATCCCGGGGGCTGCAGGTGAGCAGCGCCCCGGCAAACAGCAGCACCTCCCCGGGAAGAGACAGTCCTTTCCGCTGGCATCGGCCTCGCTGAAAGGTGCCGGGGTTCAAGATGGGGTTGGCGATGCCACGGAGAGGGGCAAAAGCCTGGAGGTGACCCTAAGGCTGGAAACGAAGGGCCAGGCTGCCCCTGAGGAAGAGCCCAAATACGAGACCGTGAGCAGCAGTGAGGATATGCCGGCTGCCTCCGCGGCCACCTGA
- the RILP gene encoding rab-interacting lysosomal protein translates to MAEPPRGAEPLWRTPPGRLAPPHVYRMASALGAELRRLSGRFGPDAVAGLVPPVVRLLELLEALVAPVTPAGSEGEGRQDAEDLEQRLWEAERRERALRGRLAHLEEQNQQLLGQLAESQSQEDSTARKEREVMLRLKEVVDKQRDEIRAQAHEIVCKSRDTEALQEQLQRFMSMNEDLRHKVAVVQAQLKSALERKSDLEAVVVQTQREMNRRSRAAAEAPQPKPSTEGAPLPDEEPQPRDAGRSPAHCCFSKEELQQILQERNELKTNLFLVQEELAYYQRELLNEDRVPSFFLNAMKSTIKRQKRKIRAKMLGTAEESASSEEDEGSWLPARSADCVDGQPPESKIRSFFGLWYQGSSNDPPAPSCSGAWEVIESPETQPETVGEDGRAGSPHSASPPL, encoded by the exons ATGGCGGAGCCTCCGCGGGGCGCCGAGCCCCTGTGGCGCACGCCTCCGGGCCGCTTGGCCCCGCCGCACGTCTACCGCATGGCCAGCGCCTTGGGCGCCGAGCTGCGCCGCCTCTCGGGCCGCTTCGGGCCCGACGCCGTGGCCGGGTTGGTGCCGCCAGTTGTGCGGCTGCTGGAGTTGCTGGAGGCGCTGGTGGCCCCGGTGACACCGGCGGGTTCCGAGGGTGAGGGGCGGCAGGACGCGGAG gACCTGGAGCAGAGGCTGTGGGAGGCCGAGCGCCGGGAGCGCGCCCTGCGCGGCCGCCTGGCCCACCTGGAGGAGCAgaaccagcagctcctggggcagctcGCCGAGAGCCAGTCCCAGGAAG ACAGCACGGCGCGGAAGGAACGAGAGGTGATGCTGCGGCTGAAGGAGGTGGTGGACAAGCAGCGGGACGAGATCCGTGCCCAAGCCCACGAGATCGTCTGCAAGAGCCGAGACACGGAGGCG ctccaggagcagctgcagcgcTTCATGTCCATGAACGAGGACCTGCGGCACAAGGTGGCCGTGGTGCAGGCGCAGCTCAAGAGTGCGCTGGAGAGGAAGTCGGACCTGGAAGCCGTCGTGGTGCAAACCCAGAGGGAGATgaacaggaggagcagggctgccgCCGAGGCGCCGCAACCGAAGCCCAGCACG GAAGGAGCGCCGCTGCCTGATGaggagccccagccccgggacGCGGGCAGGAGCCCCGCtcactgctgcttctccaaggaagagctgcagcagatCCTGCAGGAGCGGAACGAGCTCAAGACCAACCTGTTCctggtgcaggaggagctggcctATTACCAGCG ggagCTGCTGAACGAAGACAGAGTTCCCAGCTTCTTCCTGAATGCAATGAAGTCGACaatcaaaagacagaaaagaaaaatccgAGCCAAAatgctggggacagcagaggaGTCGGCGAGCAG TGAGGAAGATGAGGGCTCCTGGCTCCCGGCTCGCAGCGCAGACTGTGTGGATGGCCAGCCTCCCGAATCCAAAATCAGGAGCTT cttcGGGCTGTGGTATCAGGGCAGCAGCAACGACCCCCCCGCACCCAGCTGCTCCGGAGCCTGGGAAGTCATCGAGTCACCCGAAACGCAGCCGGAGACGGTGGGAGAGGACGGGCGGgcgggcagcccccacagcGCATCGCCGCCCCTCTGA